The sequence TTTTTCGGTTCGTTTACGGttaaaaccgattaaccggaacCGTTTTACCACCCCTAATTTTTATTAGTAATGAAGTTAGCGTATATTAGATATAAGGTAAATTTATGttgaaataacacaaattttttcttttttttgaaacgAGACGAAGtatgttcattaaaaaaaatataatcccTACGTCCCGCGAATTTTGAGGTAATTCTTTTCggtacgagaattaagaaaataatatttagtgtgttaagtgtggtaggtgaaaatgGAAAAAGGTCAataaagagatttttttttctatataaggaaatgactcaagattcgtaggACGGCCGAGAAAAAGGAACGTAACTCAAGATTTGCGGGACGAAAGAAgtatttatcaataaaaaattatactccctccgtccatgaaagaacttcctaggagggagtgacatggattttaagaaaaaatattgttgagtgtattgaaagtgaataaaaggtagttgagtgtattgaaagtgaataaaaggtagttgagtgtattgaaagtgaataaaaggtagttgagtgtattgggagtggtgaaaagatgtcataattaatattgagagttgtgaaaagtgaaaagtaagaggattataagtggtggagtATAGTCCATAAATAGGTagtaagttcttttgtggacgtctcaaaaaggaaagataagaaATTCTTTCGTTGACGGAGGAAGTATACGTAAAAGAAATTACTTACGAGCATTTTCTGAAACTGAATAAGTTAAAATTAGGATCGAAATATTTTATCACGAAAAGTAAAAAAATCGATTAACtcaaacaaaaagaaattcaaaatGGAATGGGCTGATTAGAAATGAGGTGGACCGGCCTGGTTGGGATCCCTAGTTTTGCTTGACCGACCTTTGCTTAAATAAAAAGGTTAGTCCACGTTTCGAACATCCAAGGGTGAAGTGGATTGACTTTGATGGTCATGattttttgagagaaaaaaaaaaaaaaaagcggcCATAAGGTGACATACCGGCGCCATCACGCCCCCACTCCCTTGTCAGAATAAGAGTTTTCCTCTGATCCATCTACCCCTCGCAATTGGTCTTCACTTTAATTATAGAGAGTGAGTGATAACCCAGATCTCCATCATGGAAAACGCGGCTCAACTAAATAGGTATTTTCTGTTCCTTGATTTGCACTACTTCTTATTCATGGCTTTTTCCTTGATGCCTTCTATTAGTTTCTTCTTTATTGATCAATCATGTAAACCTTGAAAGGTAGCTTCTTTATATACTGAACATTGAGTATTTATTAGAATTTTAATTACTGTGCAAATTTCATGGATTTGATTGTTTATTGAATGTAAAAGAGAaagctttattttttttaaaggaatCTGAATCATAGCTGCCTGATATCATTATGTGAGGAGATGGATCGGAAGATTGTGCAATACTTTGTCTTCATTTAATCGAAGTGGTAAAATTAGGGCAAAATTTAGGAAATTAATATTGCGTGGAATACGGATATCTTGCCTGAAAAAAGTTTTGATTTTGCTAATTGAACAACTAGATTTTAGGTTATGTTGCTCTTCACACTTTGCAAACTCTTGATGGAGAatacatgtatttatatttactttGGAAAACAGCAGCTCTCTTTTCAATTGAGAACACAAACCAGGTTAGAGATGATGCCGTTTTCAATTGTGCTCGCGTTTCTTTTGCACCGTGTTTTTGGTACCCGTTATCTGTTTAAAAGGGCCTTATGTCATGATTCCGTCCCACATCGGTTAAGTATGGGCTGATTGGTGTGGTTTATAACACCTTAGGCACCTTCTCCTTGATAGCCTGGCTTTTGGGGATGAGTTCTACCTAAGGTGTTGTAACATCTTATTTCATTCATCTTTGAGCAACCAATCTTGCTTCGATTGCTTGAATATGTCTTCTGCGTAGCAGCATTGCATCcttggaaaagaaaagaaagctgCAAGATTCACAGCTAGAGATGCCTTCAGCAAAACAAGTTTGTCGAGAGAAGGTAGAAGGCGAAGAATTTGCTAAAGGTGCAGAATCAGAGCCCGAATCTACAAACAGCAACAGCTTCCACAGCAACTCTGCAGACTTGTTCATGTGCAGCGATGATGAAGATAAAACTGATGGCAAATTTCACGAATCAGGCGCATCTGATGAGCCCTCGACCTCATCTGCTAGCTGGGCTGGCACCTCTTCCGGTGACAGCCTTTACTCCTCGGAGAATAGGTCATCTATCAATTCAAGCACTTCGGAACCAGAGTCGTCATCTGTGAGCAAGCATCAAGACTGCCCTGATGATCAGTGTAGGCAATTCGCAGAATTTGGATGTGATGGGCACGCGGAGATCCAGCTATACACGGATAAGGAGCTTGAGGATCTGCTCTACTCGAATGGGGCATCCCCCGGTGGTAGCTTTATTCTTTCATCTGGAAGGTGGTCTGTTGGTCAAGGTAAACTCGATTGCTCTATGAAACTTGAAACTTTTCCCTTTATTCAATTGAAATTTTGGTTGGTGCAGGAGCTAAGCAGGAGGGTAAGCAGAAGCTGACAATTGATAAGGAGTTTGAACAATATTTTTCTATGCTTATGCTGTAGCAAAAACTTAATTAGGATCTATTACGAAGTTGGAGTAGTTTAATAATTTCTGCTATATGTATAAATTTGAGATGGTCATTGCAAGAATCCAGCTTTCAAATGCATCAAGTGATTGGTTCTTGCAATGcaaaatgtaaattattgagCAAGTTAATGAATTATTGTTTACATTAATGATTGACTTAgtaaagttgtgttatttataaaGATATATTTAGCTTAAAATCTTAAATTAGATAATAGCGATCAAATTATTGAGCaaagttaataatttattttccaaaTTAATGATTTGACttatcaaaattatttattttatatgcgatataaatattattttattatttacttGAAATCGTGATTTAATTTTTACTTCTAGAAcaagttaaattaaagatttgaTTCGTGAAGATTTTGTAGCAAACAATATTACCGAAAGTATGGTTGTTAAGATTAAAGTGTGTCGTTAATTTCTAAAAAATTCGACCATTTTAGAAGACCAAAATACGATCATTATGTTTAAAAGAAGGTCGTTAATTTTAACTATCGTTTTTCGATTGTTAGGCTTGAGTACGACCATCCAAACGGCAACGCCCAAAAACGGTTGTTAATCAATTTAATGATTGTTTTTCGGTTGTTTGCAACTGTAATTTCAATCATTAGTCCAGGATTGGTAACCAGtccggttaaccggaaccggATAAGGACCTTTTTCATAACCGGTAACCAAACCGATTAATACTTCAGTTAATCGATTAACCGATTAATGCCCAATTTCTGAATTGAGCTCTGTGACGTTATCAACTTGATCTTCATCTAATCGAACTGTCCTATTTCTTCAATAAACAAATCCTGAATCTAAAACTCAAGTAGATATAATTGAAGCAAATTAGTCGACTAATTGAAGCAAATTAGTCGACTCTAATTTTCGTCCTAGTGTTGCATGGAGTATAATTTACTCTGGGAAATGTGCGACAAAAATGTACAAGGCTAAATTAAATAGATGCCCAATAATGTAAGATAGTCCCCAAAAACGGGAAGCCCAGTTCTATAAGAACCATTGACTATTATCCCACAAAGTAGCACAACGAGAATGAGCTATACTTTCTACGAGAATAGCAACATGCCTCACCAAGAAGCAGGGGGCGCGTCCTTTAGAATAGAGCTGCAGATGATAGAATTCAATAAATATGGAGTCGTTTATGTGGCATCCGATTAGTTCCAGACGGAGGCGCTGGTTCGTAGCAGACGGCGGCGATAGCTGGTGGCCAGGTACGAGGCGACGTTGTGGCGTCAGGCGTGGTGTTGGACCGTTGGTGGCCGGTGGGAAGAGGATTTCAGAGTTGAAAACTCTGAAAACTTGAAATCTCTTATGCAGCAACAGCGCTGGAGGGAATACACCGGTGCCGGTGGTTGGAGGGAGGCAAGGCAGACGGGAAGGAGGCTGCACCTGGAGTGGTCGAGTGGAGGCGATGGATGGAATGAAATCCGATTATCTGAATATGCCCTAGTTATTTTCTAAATTGTAATTTgttatacaaaatataaatttgttaattaatttaatacaattaaaccggttaatcggttaaccgaccggttaagCCGTTTAACTGGTTAACTAGAAACATAATAACCGAAAACCGACTTGAACCGGTAAAAACCGATTATCGGTAACCGATAACCAGTTTTTCCGGTTCGGTTACGATTTTAACCGGATAACTAGAACCGATCTACCAGCCCTACATTAGTCCTACTTTTTTGGTATTGTATATTTTTCGTTTGAGACGAAATTCCAACATATAGTAGATAATATTTGTGATGAATGTTTGAAATACATAACACCAGGAGCGGTTCCGGGCCCTGTGCGGGGTGGTCTTCCGCATAGGGCCCTGAAAAAATTGGGGTCCCAAAAATATATAAGTCCAGATACTGAAAAAATTGGGGTCCCAAAAATATATAAGTCCAGATATgtattatatgtatataaaaattaaaacacatattAGTGTTGAATTGTTTAGCTTAACGGTGAAATGTCTCCTCTTAAGTTCACTTCACTCTTGGATCAATCCCTGcgaatgtttttatttatttcaatccTTCCCTTTTCTTCTATGTAAATCAGCTTTAAATATGTAGCAAACCACACGATTGTATCCAACTAGACGCCTATCAAATTTGACGTCtctcttctctttcatcttttcttttattttcagcTATCTTTCAATTCTACAATAAGGtgatttctttaaaaaaaatagtaattatatttaaaacctttcaattttttattttcattaattattattaatagttttaattgatgaattctaATTTTGTATTTAGGTTGTATGTATAATGTATTAATCGTGGACATACAAATTCATCATATTCATATAAAGATTACTTGTGCAATCTTTCCTCtctaaattcttattatttaattattatttttatatatttactttgTTTAGTTATGCACTTGTCACTAGTGTTTAAATCCCTAAGATTAATATGATTAGAAAATATCAATTTGGATATGAAAAATGCACTAAAAAAAGTTGAACAATTGATCCTTCTGAAAAGGGAGCTATAGATAAGTTATTTTCAAAAGAATTTCAAGTAGGTGAAAAATCTATTGATtctgaaaaattaattaaatgaaattaatgTTGATGGTGAAAAACTGAGAATGTTGAACAATTAGAAAATGTGCCCGGTGATTGTAATaagaataatataaataattatgacTATTTAGAACATAATTTAGATGAGATTTCAGGTGGTGGGAATGAAAATGATAATGTTATATCGCACGAAAGATTAAATGGACTTGCTTTGATGGGGATTGAATGTGATATTTGgcataaaaaaattgatgatgaAAGTGTTATAAATGATTTTGTTTCAAAACTTGCAAGCAAAGCaacgctttttttttttatgtgaatgacgatttttttatatatttattaagtaatttgataaaaaatgtattatctaatgaaatatttttataatatattttttctcaattataATTAGATGACTCAAATTTAAGAATTCCCCAAGCGTTGATTACTTTCGACTGTTTTTGTGCTCCACGGTATTTTCTTGCTCTGGTTAGGATGGACCAACTTGGTTATTCTAACTTTATATTCAGATTTCAAGATGATAGTTTGTTTGTTTGcttgttgatgttgtttcttttttcttatgGATGTAGTTACATTTGGGCTACATCTATGTATATCTTTAGTAAGTTTGATTTCCGCTTTTACTTGTTGATTTCGCAGGGCGTTTTGGATAACGTTGATATGGAATATTGGTTGatgttgttaggtccggagggtctcgaataggtgtatgggaggggggggggagaatacacctataggctatttttgaaggtgaaacttgaaacacaaactgactcaacctttttagttaaaagagttttatcaaaacaaggttgacgactgatactgaatactcttcagtaaagagttatcagttaagtcagactttaactgatacacgtaaagcttcagtcgagtttgttgaACAGAGAAATGTTATGaacttactgactatcagaagataaaTCAATTAAACTAATAACACAtgcagcgaaaaacttttgttttgaaatagcctgtgagattaatcacgttgtcagaaattaagtttctctttgcagttaatcagtttttaGTTGGAGTAGATTTGTGCTCAAATAAGAAtgtaaaaactgaaagttgtaaacaacacagagatttttacgtggttcggaaaacacttcctacatccatggtcaGTTGATTAGaccgacaacttcactgggcatgtgcttacgggtgcacaacaaacttGGGCGTGTGCTTACGGTtgcacagcaaacctggacaactgaagatcctatctttaGTACCAATACACCtagttggatttctcactcttagcgcacattgggcactaagatctcttcggagacagagcactggtctgaactccttacaactcaaactctcaattcggttgattgaaaagaggttcgaaaacttgccaactagattacaaagaacaagttctctataatcagttatacctaagctttggatatacaatatttgcctaagttctaagagaatgtatgtaattagcagtgactgatttttggctttgtgattctcttcttcgattcaaactttggaatggctttgaatgctgagtaacgaattcggtaacgtttcagcttatgtagttgaatcggcgaagattgaagtgatcttcgagctctatttataggagacgtcttgaatagatccgttgactGAAATGGccttcaagaattcttccgttagagagtaatttgaacttggacTGAGGCTTCAaccttcgaggttcctttgtttggtgagaacgactactcaggagcaggagataggacatctctgaaaaggtaatcaccaaaaaagaATGGCCTCTgaagagaaaggacgatcctgagatctctgcatttaatgcggctgtacttctagagtgtgtggcttcctttaaactttagaggtttagtccgaggaagaatgtttaactgatacttgactttagtacaGTTCGCTGAATCTACGTGACTCGCATTAATAATCAGttgtaactgattcttggactggttagtcaaatatcaatatttgactttACCTTAAttgttacatcagtcggcaactttagttttcagtcttcagtcctccggctttagtcttcagtcttcagaacagcaactaaactagaaaaagaactctaacatttgagttcgaacagttctagtctattacaagtgaaatctaaagattttggtatcatcaaaactaggattatgatatttcattaagttctcaATAGATGTTTTATTTACAGATTGGGGGTCTACCTAACCCCTCACCCTTCGACTatttgctttaaaaaaaattaaaaattcgcACATGACTTGCGTTCTCTTGGCCCAGCCCTTGCATAACACGACTCAAACATTTAGGGCGTGCTTGGTGTATCTATATGGATGAACCCATATAGATTAGATTGGGTTTATTTCGCTGGATAAGAGGAgattatttttcctattttgtaTTTGATAGTATAGTTAGATAAACAAGAATCTTATTTGGTAGTATATGAAAAACAATGGATTAGGGTTCCATAGATTATAACACGATCAGAAAATACATTTTTGCCCTTTTTTTTTCCGAATATAGATCATCTTGTCCTCCATTTTAAAATCACGTACTGGTATTAACGCGGAAGCAGTTATCGGCTTTCACAGTTCGCGCGTTCGTCTCTGGTTGTAGAATAGGGTTTATCAGCGTGTCCTCTACAGATTAAATCTGGGTGTCTGTCTGGCTGTGGATATTAAAATTTCTGCCGAATAGCAAGTGTTACAACATGAGTTATTCCGCGACTCAAGGTGATTTTATAGtattttctgtattttttttgGTATCAAACATGATCTTGCCGTTGTTTTTTTGgttaaaaagaaatatttagAACAAGTGAACAACATAAAGGGTCACTCACGAAGATATAAATAACGGTTGCCAGTTGATGGTTTTGAGCCCTCATAGTTCAGATCGAAATTGGCTTGAATTCGATTTTGTTATTGTTCAAAATGATCCTAATAGTAATATATATTCATTGCATGATATTGTGAATTTGGGTACTATATTTGAATATGCACGAGAATGCTTGTTTTTCGATCGATGTAATTTGACTTTGGCTATATATCTCATTCGAGCAACAGCTTGGTAATATTTTCTGTATTTGTTGTGTATTAAACTTCATCCAGCCAGCTTAGTTTAGCtgtatttttttgataattttttggTTAAAAACGATGATTAGTGTGTGGTTGTATAAAGCAATTTTTTGGTTTATTTTTTGTCGTCTAAATGGTATTCTACATTCATAGCGTGAATATGTGTAATTGGGTCCAGCCTATAACAATATTCATGATAGTATATCTCTTGTCTAAGTTATAAGCAAGTTTGGTGTTGCTGCACATAACGGGTAGCAGTGGCTTTTCGCGCGGTGGTCGGATAAATAAGACTGCCAAGATGCGTCGTAATTGGTCAAGTAGGGAGGAGGAGGTTCTTTTGGCAGCGTTGAAGGAGTTAGTTGTTCAAGGTTGGAAATCCGACAACGGATTTCGTGCGGGATATTGGAATAAATTAGAGGAGGCGATGATAAAAGTATTTCCAATGACCGACTTGAAAGCAATGCCGCATATAAATTCAAAAACAACGACGTGGAAGAAGAATTACAACTCAATATCAACCATGTTGGGGATAAGTGGCGTGGGCTTGAACTTGAATGGCACGCACATGA comes from Salvia miltiorrhiza cultivar Shanhuang (shh) chromosome 3, IMPLAD_Smil_shh, whole genome shotgun sequence and encodes:
- the LOC131016652 gene encoding uncharacterized protein LOC131016652 isoform X3, translating into MPSAKQVCREKVEGEEFAKGAESEPESTNSNSFHSNSADLFMCSDDEDKTDGKFHESGASDEPSTSSASWAGTSSGDSLYSSENRSSINSSTSEPESSSVSKHQDCPDDQCRQFAEFGCDGHAEIQLYTDKELEDLLYSNGASPGGSFILSSGRWSVGQGKLDCSMKLETFPFIQLKFWLVQELSRRVSRS
- the LOC131016652 gene encoding protein FAR-RED-ELONGATED HYPOCOTYL 1-LIKE-like isoform X2, with protein sequence MENAAQLNSIASLEKKRKLQDSQLEMPSAKQVCREKVEGEEFAKGAESEPESTNSNSFHSNSADLFMCSDDEDKTDGKFHESGASDEPSTSSASWAGTSSGDSLYSSENRSSINSSTSEPESSSVSKHQDCPDDQCRQFAEFGCDGHAEIQLYTDKELEDLLYSNGASPGGSFILSSGRWSVGQGAKQEGKQKLTIDKEFEQYFSMLML
- the LOC131016652 gene encoding uncharacterized protein LOC131016652 isoform X1 — protein: MENAAQLNSIASLEKKRKLQDSQLEMPSAKQVCREKVEGEEFAKGAESEPESTNSNSFHSNSADLFMCSDDEDKTDGKFHESGASDEPSTSSASWAGTSSGDSLYSSENRSSINSSTSEPESSSVSKHQDCPDDQCRQFAEFGCDGHAEIQLYTDKELEDLLYSNGASPGGSFILSSGRWSVGQGKLDCSMKLETFPFIQLKFWLVQELSRRVSRS